A DNA window from Hydra vulgaris chromosome 13, alternate assembly HydraT2T_AEP contains the following coding sequences:
- the LOC136089723 gene encoding uncharacterized protein LOC136089723, with protein sequence MKEGHTGAEIFKLVKVHGISERCVYRTIQRLRETGGVEDRERSGRPRTVRTPDRIKRIREKIQRNPERLTRKLAQEEGVPRESMRELLKLALGLKPYRKHNVYGLTANQKLTRLQRCKTLLRQYGHCAVQNIIYSDEKLFVMEQSFNAKNNVVWSTSLKDIPQSS encoded by the coding sequence ATGAAGGAAGGACATACGGGTGCTGAAATATTCAAGTTAGTGAAGGTGCATGGAATATCTGAGAGATGTGTTTATCGAACTATCCAACGGTTGCGTGAAACTGGTGGTGTTGAAGACCGTGAAAGGTCAGGTCGTCCACGAACAGTTCGAACCCCAGATCGTATTAAACGAATACGCGAGAAAATTCAAAGGAACCCTGAAAGGTTAACGCGAAAATTGGCTCAGGAGGAAGGAGTACCCAGGGAGTCGATGAGGGAATTATTGAAATTAGCCCTTGGATTGAAACCTTATCGCAAGCATAATGTTTATGGGTTGACTGCAAATCAAAAGCTGACCAGGTTGCAAAGATGCAAAACGTTGTTACGTCAGTATGGCCATTGTGCGGTACAGAACATTATCTATTCTGATGAAAAGTTATTCGTGATGGAACAAAGTTTTAATGCTAAAAACAATGTCGTGTGGTCAACATCATTAAAGGACATACCTCAGTCTTCATGA
- the LOC136089724 gene encoding uncharacterized protein LOC136089724, translating to MLNPSITIKKADKGGGICILDKTDYEEKISLHLSDQNTYKILSEDPTKSIARDVNNLFDNIFLHHMIDKKTSELLRPKTPLRTPLFYGLPKIHRIGIPLSPIVSGCDRPIDNLSFFITDFIQPVAEQLPAYFKDTTHLFKLLQSHVLETNNYTLVLADVISLYTNIPHREGIDAVKFYLKRAPPYNGPIKRPPIAFIDIILDTILTHSNFQFSTDHFLQLTGTTMGTRMAPPYNNLFMGRTDEKIIDQFSMRISLYKKFIDDIFFIFHGPPEKLTQVFEFMNAIYSMIKFTFNNSNNSINFMDLTIIKKLDGKLETTIFKKATDTTALLHYNSFHPPHQKSNLVYSQALKYNKIISNNYNLIKELKQLAQILVIRGYPIRGYPIRGYPIQSINKGFKKVLRHTQHEFVYNKYKEKREKERILPIVTTFG from the coding sequence ATGCTTAATCCCTCAATTACCATAAAAAAGGCCGACAAGGGAGGGGGTATTTGTATTTTAGACAAAACGGACTATGAAGAGAAGATCTCTCTACATTTATCAGATCAAAACACATATAAAATACTCTCAGAAGATCCAACAAAAAGTATAGCAAGAGATGTTAACAATCTTTTTGACAATATATTTCTTCATCATatgattgataaaaaaacatcgGAGCTCCTTCGTCCAAAAACACCTCTTCGTACACCCCTGTTTTATGGCCTTCCCAAAATTCATAGAATAGGCATTCCCTTAAGTCCAATTGTTTCTGGTTGTGACAGACCAATCGACAACTTGTCGTTCTTTATCACAGACTTTATTCAGCCGGTTGCTGAACAACTACCAGCATACTTTAAAGACACAACACACCTCTTTAAACTCCTTCAATCTCATGTACTAGAAACCAACAATTATACCCTAGTCTTGGCTGATGTTATATCTTTGTATACAAACATTCCCCACCGCGAAGGTATTGACGCcgtgaaattttatttaaagagagCACCGCCATATAACGGACCCATAAAACGCCCACCTATTGCTTTTATTGACATTATATTAGATACCATCCTAACCCACAGCAACTTTCAATTTTCAACTGATCACTTTTTACAATTAACAGGTACTACCATGGGAACACGTATGGCTCCACcctataataatttatttatgggAAGAACTGATGAGAAAATAATTGACCAATTTTCAATGCggatttctttatataaaaaatttatagatgatatattttttatttttcatgggCCTCCAGAGAAACTAACACAAGTTTTCGAATTTATGAATGCCATCTACTCCAtgatcaaatttactttcaataattctaataattctaTTAATTTTATGGATCTAACAATTATCAAAAAGCTAGATGGAAAGTTAGAAACAACAATATTCAAAAAGGCAACAGATACAACAGCACTATTACATTATAATTCATTCCATCCCCCTCATCAAAAAAGCAACTTAGTATATAGTCAAGCGTTAAAATACAATAAGATTATATCGAACAATTACAACCTAATAAAAGAGCTAAAACAACTAGCACAAATTTTAGTTATACGAGGCTACCCTATTCGAGGCTACCCTATACGAGGCTACCCTATTCAATCTATTaacaaaggttttaaaaaagtactacGACATACACAACACGAATTTGTCTACaacaaatataaagaaaaaagagaaaaagagaGAATTTTACCGATAGTGACGACATTTGGATAA